The Armatimonadota bacterium genome includes a window with the following:
- a CDS encoding carbon starvation protein A, with product MHALYLILISLLVLGLAYRYYAAFLAARVAVVEAERRTPAHEFRDGRDYHPTNRIVLFGHHFAAIAGAGPLIGPVLAAQYGYLPGAIWILVGAIFAGCVHDFILLHASVRNGGRSLSHIAQKYLGTVAGWCTGLAILFIIIVALAGLAIVVVNALRESAWGTFTLLCTIPIALLMGQWLYKIRPGRVGEASAIGVVLLLAAVVAGGPVAHSAFGKYLVFTEQQIKVGLALYGFIAAVLPVWMLLCPRDYLSTYLKLGTVALLAVGLMIVNPELRMPATTPFLPGGGPIVPGPVWPYVTITIMCGAISGFHALIVSGTTPKMLNSESEMKFIGYGAMAVEGFVAILALIAACALHQGDYFAISTKPEVWSALSASTGISTVELPALSAAVQEDLMGRPGGSVTLAVGMASVFSGLPGMKAMMAYWYHFAIMFEALFILTTIDTGTRVARFILQEMLGKVYRPLGSSTWMPGVVLTSALICLAWGGLLYGGTISTIWPMFGLANQLLAALGLAIGTSYLLRAAPKRIYAATTFLPFVVLAVTTYVAGFMNLSSYMQKSTRIFDMFFVNALLSIAMLVLSTVIVLVSVRGWLNGRSLVAAPVQDSSAA from the coding sequence TTGCACGCTCTCTATCTGATTCTCATCTCGCTGCTGGTGCTGGGTCTGGCTTATCGCTATTACGCCGCATTCCTGGCAGCCAGGGTCGCAGTCGTGGAGGCGGAGCGGCGCACTCCGGCTCACGAGTTCCGCGACGGCCGCGATTATCATCCCACCAACCGCATCGTTCTGTTCGGGCATCACTTCGCCGCCATCGCCGGAGCAGGGCCGCTCATCGGGCCTGTGCTGGCCGCGCAGTACGGATACCTGCCGGGCGCCATATGGATCCTTGTGGGAGCCATTTTCGCCGGGTGTGTGCACGACTTCATCCTGCTGCACGCGAGTGTCCGGAACGGCGGACGGTCGCTGTCGCATATTGCGCAGAAGTATCTGGGGACCGTGGCCGGCTGGTGCACCGGACTGGCCATCCTGTTTATCATCATCGTGGCGCTCGCGGGGCTGGCCATCGTGGTGGTCAACGCGCTCCGGGAGAGTGCCTGGGGCACCTTCACCCTGCTCTGCACCATCCCTATCGCGCTCCTGATGGGTCAGTGGCTCTACAAGATCCGGCCGGGGCGCGTGGGAGAAGCATCCGCCATCGGAGTGGTCTTGCTGCTTGCGGCGGTCGTCGCGGGCGGGCCGGTGGCGCACTCGGCGTTTGGGAAGTACCTCGTTTTCACAGAGCAGCAGATCAAGGTGGGACTGGCCCTGTACGGGTTCATCGCGGCGGTGCTGCCCGTTTGGATGCTGCTGTGTCCGCGCGATTATCTATCTACCTATTTGAAGCTGGGAACAGTGGCGCTTCTTGCAGTGGGGTTGATGATCGTCAACCCCGAGCTGCGCATGCCGGCCACCACGCCGTTCCTGCCCGGTGGGGGGCCCATCGTGCCGGGACCGGTGTGGCCCTATGTCACCATCACCATTATGTGCGGGGCCATTTCGGGGTTCCACGCCCTCATCGTCAGCGGCACCACCCCCAAGATGCTGAACTCCGAATCCGAGATGAAGTTCATCGGTTACGGAGCCATGGCGGTGGAGGGCTTTGTGGCCATCCTGGCTCTCATCGCGGCGTGCGCCCTGCACCAGGGAGACTACTTCGCCATTTCCACCAAACCCGAAGTGTGGAGCGCTCTTTCCGCCAGCACCGGGATTTCAACGGTGGAGTTGCCCGCTCTGTCCGCGGCGGTTCAAGAAGACCTGATGGGGCGTCCCGGCGGCTCCGTCACGCTGGCGGTGGGGATGGCGTCGGTCTTCTCCGGACTTCCGGGGATGAAGGCCATGATGGCCTACTGGTACCACTTCGCCATCATGTTCGAGGCGCTCTTCATCCTTACCACCATAGACACCGGCACGCGCGTGGCCCGCTTCATTCTGCAGGAGATGCTGGGCAAGGTGTATCGTCCTCTGGGATCCAGCACGTGGATGCCCGGAGTGGTGCTGACGAGTGCGCTCATCTGTCTGGCCTGGGGCGGGCTGCTTTACGGGGGCACCATCTCCACCATTTGGCCGATGTTCGGTCTGGCAAACCAGCTGCTGGCGGCTCTGGGGCTTGCCATCGGCACTTCCTACCTGCTCCGCGCCGCCCCGAAGCGCATCTACGCCGCCACCACGTTTCTGCCGTTCGTGGTGCTGGCTGTCACCACTTACGTAGCCGGGTTCATGAACCTGTCCAGCTACATGCAAAAGTCCACGCGGATTTTCGACATGTTCTTCGTCAACGCGCTGCTCTCCATCGCCATGCTGGTGCTGAGCACCGTCATCGTGCTGGTGTCCGTCCGGGGCTGGCTGAACGGCCGGTCTCTGGTGGCGGCCCCCGTTCAGGATAGCTCGGCGGCGTGA
- a CDS encoding NADPH:quinone reductase, whose amino-acid sequence MKAIRVHAPGAPEVMKLEDVPDPQPGAGQVVVRIKAAGVNPVDTYIRAGAYGQVTCPFTPGMDGAGVVESVGEGVERVRPGDRVFVAGSISGTYAELALCSAKRVHPLPDNLSFAQGAALGVPYSTAYTALFDRAWAALGQTVLVHGASGGVGIAAVQLARQAGLTVIGTAGSERGRQLVLEQGAHHVVDHSRSGYEEEIMQLSGGRGVDIILEMLANVNLARDLKLLARKGKVVVIGSRGEVTIDPRDTMRQDSSVIGLLVLSYTEDELADVFRRMAPGLASGVLTPVVGTVLPLAEAPKAHEQVLAPGAYGKIVLEP is encoded by the coding sequence ATGAAAGCCATTCGCGTTCATGCGCCCGGCGCGCCCGAGGTCATGAAACTGGAGGATGTCCCGGATCCTCAGCCCGGCGCAGGGCAGGTGGTCGTGCGGATCAAGGCGGCCGGTGTCAATCCGGTGGATACATACATCCGCGCCGGTGCCTATGGGCAGGTGACGTGTCCCTTCACCCCCGGTATGGACGGAGCGGGAGTAGTGGAGAGTGTAGGAGAGGGCGTCGAGCGTGTCCGTCCCGGCGACCGGGTCTTCGTGGCCGGCTCCATTTCCGGCACATACGCGGAGCTTGCCCTGTGCAGCGCGAAGCGCGTCCATCCCCTTCCGGATAACCTGTCCTTTGCGCAGGGGGCGGCTCTGGGCGTGCCGTATTCCACAGCCTACACGGCCCTGTTCGACCGCGCATGGGCGGCGTTGGGGCAGACGGTGCTGGTTCACGGCGCTAGCGGCGGCGTGGGTATCGCGGCCGTTCAGCTGGCGCGTCAGGCCGGCCTAACGGTCATCGGCACCGCCGGCAGCGAGCGAGGCAGGCAGCTCGTGCTGGAGCAGGGGGCGCACCACGTGGTGGATCACTCCCGCAGCGGCTATGAGGAAGAGATCATGCAGCTCTCCGGCGGACGGGGCGTAGACATCATTCTGGAGATGCTCGCCAATGTGAACCTTGCCCGCGACCTGAAGCTGCTGGCCCGGAAGGGCAAGGTGGTGGTCATCGGCAGCCGCGGAGAGGTCACCATAGATCCTCGGGACACCATGCGGCAGGATTCCAGCGTCATTGGTCTGCTGGTGCTCAGCTATACGGAGGACGAACTCGCGGATGTCTTCCGCCGGATGGCACCCGGCCTGGCGTCCGGGGTCCTGACGCCGGTCGTGGGTACGGTGTTGCCTCTTGCGGAAGCTCCGAAAGCGCACGAGCAGGTGCTGGCTCCGGGGGCATACGGGAAGATCGTCCTCGAGCCCTGA
- the smpB gene encoding SsrA-binding protein yields MAVKGIKRPSGPPVIENRRARHDYFIEDTFEAGLELKGSEVKSLRQGNANLQDAYVQVKDGELWVLGMFIRPYEMANRWAAEERRPRKLLVHKHDILRLGQKVQEKGLTLVPLKVYFKRGWAKMEVGVARGKKQYDRRQAIKERDIQRALRRGEE; encoded by the coding sequence ATGGCCGTCAAGGGGATTAAACGCCCGTCGGGGCCGCCGGTCATCGAGAACCGCAGAGCCCGTCACGACTACTTCATCGAGGATACCTTCGAGGCGGGGCTGGAGCTGAAAGGCTCCGAGGTCAAAAGCCTGAGGCAGGGAAATGCCAACCTGCAGGATGCCTACGTTCAGGTAAAAGACGGCGAACTCTGGGTGTTGGGGATGTTCATCCGCCCCTACGAAATGGCCAACCGATGGGCGGCCGAGGAGCGCCGTCCGCGCAAGCTGCTGGTCCACAAGCACGATATCCTGCGCCTGGGCCAGAAGGTGCAGGAGAAAGGCCTTACCCTGGTTCCCCTGAAGGTCTACTTCAAGCGTGGGTGGGCCAAGATGGAGGTGGGTGTCGCTCGCGGCAAGAAGCAGTATGACCGCCGTCAGGCCATCAAGGAGCGCGACATCCAGCGGGCGCTTCGCCGCGGCGAGGAGTGA
- the cca gene encoding tRNA nucleotidyltransferase, which produces MLDEAIATVRNAFRGSPFEGKLFLVGGLIRDRLLGLPPEQDIDLVCLCDALEAARWLQDAGVADHSPVVYPRFGTAMVSVRGIQVELATARRETYAPDSRKPDRVEPATLEEDVLRRDFTVNTLLEDLFTGGLLDLTGRALRDLEARIIRTPLDPRETFIDDPLRMLRAVRFAAKLEFQIEEDTWNAIRECAGRLEIISRERIRDELAKTLMLPPRRAARGLDLMMLSGLMAQFAPEIAQMVGVDQNVFHLYDVWTHTLKAIENLPDESCLDERLAMLLHDVGKPRTRTVDGAGGVHFYGHQQVGAEMACEFLQRLKFPNQTVGRVARLVAQHMRIGEYSDEWSDSAVRRLVRDLGEDMESLFTIAEADRAACNPEHHYLDLAVVRGRIRKVQEEADYARVQSPLNGKEIMRIAGLEPGPEVGRLKDYLVNEILEGRLAEGDRETAERLLRRKLEQDYGRQGD; this is translated from the coding sequence ATGCTTGACGAGGCTATCGCCACAGTTCGGAACGCCTTTCGGGGGAGTCCCTTTGAAGGAAAGCTGTTCCTGGTGGGGGGACTCATCCGCGATCGTCTGCTGGGCCTGCCGCCCGAGCAGGATATTGATCTCGTCTGTCTCTGCGATGCGCTGGAGGCCGCCCGGTGGCTCCAGGATGCCGGTGTGGCCGATCACTCCCCAGTGGTTTACCCCCGATTCGGCACGGCAATGGTATCGGTTCGCGGGATTCAGGTGGAACTGGCCACCGCCCGGCGCGAAACCTACGCGCCTGATAGCCGGAAGCCGGACCGTGTAGAGCCGGCCACGCTGGAAGAGGATGTCCTGCGGCGGGACTTCACTGTCAACACGCTGCTGGAAGATCTCTTTACGGGAGGACTGCTGGATCTCACCGGCCGGGCGCTCCGGGACCTGGAAGCCCGCATCATCCGAACTCCGCTCGACCCTAGGGAGACATTCATCGACGACCCGCTACGGATGCTGCGGGCCGTGAGGTTTGCGGCCAAACTGGAATTCCAGATCGAGGAGGACACCTGGAATGCCATCCGGGAGTGCGCCGGACGCCTGGAGATCATCAGCCGGGAGCGCATCCGCGACGAGCTGGCCAAAACCCTGATGCTGCCCCCGCGCCGCGCTGCAAGAGGCCTTGATCTGATGATGCTAAGCGGCCTGATGGCGCAGTTTGCTCCGGAAATCGCGCAGATGGTGGGCGTTGATCAGAACGTGTTCCATCTCTACGACGTCTGGACGCATACCCTGAAGGCCATCGAGAACCTTCCGGATGAATCCTGCCTGGACGAGCGCCTGGCGATGTTGCTCCACGACGTGGGCAAGCCGCGCACACGCACGGTGGACGGGGCGGGCGGGGTGCATTTTTACGGGCATCAGCAGGTGGGCGCGGAGATGGCATGCGAGTTTCTCCAACGTCTGAAGTTTCCCAACCAGACTGTCGGTCGGGTTGCCCGTCTGGTGGCGCAGCATATGCGGATCGGGGAATACTCGGACGAGTGGTCTGACAGTGCGGTGCGGCGGCTGGTGCGTGATCTGGGCGAAGATATGGAGTCGCTTTTCACCATCGCGGAGGCAGACCGCGCCGCCTGCAACCCGGAGCATCACTATCTTGATCTTGCCGTGGTCCGCGGGCGCATCCGGAAGGTGCAGGAAGAGGCAGACTACGCCAGGGTGCAGAGCCCGCTGAACGGGAAGGAGATCATGCGCATCGCGGGGTTGGAGCCGGGACCGGAGGTAGGCAGGCTGAAGGACTATCTGGTGAACGAGATCCTTGAGGGGCGGCTGGCCGAAGGCGACCGCGAGACCGCTGAGCGGCTGCTGCGCCGGAAACTGGAGCAGGATTATGGCCGTCAAGGGGATTAA
- a CDS encoding haloacid dehalogenase: MLRLNEIAEDIRELLDAKNAVREEALRLSREAIRFAANSIRATHRQEWEEAEALMAESRSRVLECKELLKDHQDIYFAGYTQDAQKEYAECELTMDIVRGRPLKSPQELGVEPAPWLNALGEAIGETRRHVLDTIRRGDVARAEELLEIMDEAYYVLVTFDYPDAVTNGLRRTTDMVRGVTERTRGDLTTTMREEELQKAIARAVEKLGS, from the coding sequence ATGCTGAGACTGAACGAGATCGCGGAGGACATCCGGGAGCTGCTGGATGCCAAGAACGCCGTCAGGGAGGAAGCCCTCAGGCTCTCCCGGGAGGCCATCCGGTTCGCCGCCAACTCCATCCGCGCCACGCACCGTCAGGAGTGGGAGGAAGCCGAAGCCCTGATGGCCGAGTCGCGCTCCCGTGTGCTGGAGTGCAAGGAGCTGCTGAAGGATCATCAGGACATCTATTTCGCGGGATACACGCAGGATGCCCAGAAGGAGTACGCTGAGTGCGAGTTGACCATGGACATCGTCCGGGGGCGGCCTCTCAAGAGCCCTCAGGAACTGGGCGTGGAGCCCGCCCCGTGGCTCAATGCCCTGGGTGAGGCCATCGGCGAGACGCGCCGGCACGTGCTGGACACCATCCGCAGGGGGGATGTGGCGCGAGCCGAGGAGCTGCTGGAGATCATGGACGAGGCGTACTATGTCCTGGTCACCTTCGACTACCCGGACGCCGTAACCAACGGACTCAGGCGGACAACGGATATGGTCCGTGGGGTCACGGAGCGCACGCGCGGAGACCTGACAACCACCATGCGTGAAGAGGAGCTTCAGAAGGCCATCGCCCGCGCCGTGGAGAAACTGGGCTCCTGA
- a CDS encoding xylose isomerase, with product MDRRDFLKTAAKAAAAAQVGAAVLTKGSEAAVEQKNGRFKKAIVLGMVQGEMSTPDRFKLARDCGFEGIEVPPPMTTEAIADVQKAVHESGIPAHSVIFGGWGKPLSHPDPAVRRQGLEDLKTALKGAKEIGADGLLLVPAVVNKETRYVDAYRRSQEGIRQALDLAASLKVRINIENVWNKFLLSPLEFARYIDELRSPWVRAYFDVGNVIDFGWPEDWIRTLGDRIVKVHLKDFRRDGRKWVPLGEGDADYPEVRRALDQVKYSGWLTCELPAGDEAYLKEVARRVDRIIAGQDPLEA from the coding sequence ATGGACAGACGGGATTTCCTGAAAACGGCGGCAAAAGCCGCGGCAGCCGCCCAGGTGGGTGCGGCAGTGCTGACAAAAGGATCGGAGGCGGCGGTGGAGCAGAAGAATGGCAGGTTCAAGAAAGCGATTGTTCTCGGCATGGTCCAGGGCGAGATGTCCACACCGGACCGCTTCAAGCTGGCCCGGGACTGCGGCTTTGAGGGCATCGAAGTTCCGCCGCCGATGACCACCGAAGCAATCGCGGATGTGCAAAAAGCCGTGCATGAGTCCGGCATTCCGGCGCACTCGGTCATCTTCGGTGGGTGGGGGAAGCCTCTATCGCATCCCGATCCGGCGGTTCGCCGTCAGGGGCTGGAGGATCTCAAAACGGCCCTGAAGGGCGCGAAGGAGATCGGCGCGGACGGCCTTCTGCTGGTCCCCGCCGTAGTGAACAAAGAGACCCGTTATGTTGATGCCTACCGGCGTTCGCAGGAGGGCATCCGTCAGGCGCTGGACCTGGCGGCCAGCCTGAAAGTGCGCATCAACATCGAGAACGTCTGGAACAAATTCCTGCTGAGCCCGTTAGAGTTCGCCCGCTATATAGACGAGCTCCGCTCGCCCTGGGTAAGGGCCTACTTTGATGTTGGGAATGTCATAGACTTCGGATGGCCGGAGGACTGGATCCGCACGCTTGGAGACCGGATCGTCAAGGTTCATCTGAAGGATTTCCGGCGTGACGGCCGCAAGTGGGTGCCCCTGGGCGAAGGCGACGCGGACTACCCGGAGGTCCGCCGGGCCCTGGACCAGGTGAAATACTCCGGCTGGCTGACGTGCGAGCTGCCGGCAGGAGACGAAGCATACCTGAAAGAGGTTGCGCGCCGGGTTGACCGGATCATCGCCGGCCAGGATCCGCTGGAGGCGTAG
- a CDS encoding NADH-dependent dehydrogenase, translated as MARKTGANVTRREFLKGASTALAVGAAVGSGLAPRRLRAQGAVAPPSERILLAFIGVAGRGSALMNDFKRLPETVITDVCDVYRPHAEAARELAGGRAEVYSDFRELLEKTKADAVVIATPPHWHPLISIAAMEAGKDVYCEKPMCLRPDEGVAMVRTMQRTGRVTQLGTQIHAGENFRRVVEIVQSGLLGKITSVRTIVSLNEYPGKLGNVPDSDPPEGMDWDMWLGPLPKRPFNRALFESGGHRYFRACVGSWVNELGPHIMDLAFWAMDPGIPRSAQASGGRFALQDVSDIPDTVDMLFEYPDFSMTFTHTATNGYNFGFGPEPDRGRRLMVLFHGTQGTLAADYGSYRLFLEGGKAEDVKLPEPSIPRSPGHQREFLDAVKTRQQPPCNFEYHLPLAVAIGMGHAALFSGEKLSWNDRRQRVEGSRAAVAEATSRYRAPWQLPKV; from the coding sequence ATGGCACGCAAGACAGGCGCAAACGTCACGAGAAGAGAGTTCCTGAAAGGTGCCTCCACGGCGCTGGCTGTGGGGGCGGCGGTTGGCAGCGGGCTCGCCCCGCGCAGGCTCCGGGCGCAGGGCGCTGTGGCGCCACCCAGTGAGAGGATCCTGCTGGCGTTCATCGGAGTGGCGGGGCGCGGCTCGGCCCTGATGAACGATTTCAAACGCCTGCCGGAGACGGTGATCACCGATGTCTGCGACGTCTACCGGCCACACGCGGAAGCCGCGCGGGAGCTGGCGGGCGGCCGCGCCGAGGTCTACTCTGACTTTCGAGAACTGCTGGAGAAGACGAAGGCCGATGCGGTGGTCATAGCCACCCCGCCGCACTGGCACCCGCTTATCTCCATCGCTGCTATGGAGGCGGGAAAGGACGTCTACTGCGAGAAGCCCATGTGCTTGCGCCCGGATGAGGGCGTGGCCATGGTCCGCACCATGCAGAGAACCGGCCGCGTGACACAGCTGGGGACGCAGATCCACGCTGGCGAGAACTTCCGGCGCGTGGTGGAGATCGTCCAGAGCGGCTTGCTGGGCAAGATCACCAGTGTCCGGACCATCGTCTCCCTGAACGAGTATCCGGGCAAGCTCGGAAATGTGCCGGACAGCGATCCGCCCGAGGGAATGGACTGGGATATGTGGCTGGGCCCTCTCCCGAAGCGGCCATTCAACCGCGCGCTGTTTGAATCCGGTGGCCACCGGTATTTCCGCGCGTGCGTGGGAAGCTGGGTGAACGAGCTTGGCCCCCACATTATGGATCTGGCCTTCTGGGCGATGGACCCGGGGATCCCGCGCTCCGCGCAAGCGTCAGGCGGGCGGTTCGCCTTGCAGGACGTCAGCGACATCCCGGATACGGTGGATATGCTGTTCGAGTATCCGGACTTCTCGATGACCTTCACGCACACCGCCACCAACGGATACAACTTCGGCTTCGGCCCCGAGCCGGACCGCGGACGGCGCCTGATGGTCTTGTTCCATGGCACTCAGGGCACTCTGGCGGCGGACTACGGATCCTACCGGCTGTTCCTGGAGGGCGGCAAGGCCGAGGACGTAAAGCTGCCGGAGCCCAGCATCCCCCGTTCGCCGGGGCATCAGCGGGAGTTCCTGGACGCCGTCAAGACGCGACAGCAGCCGCCATGCAACTTCGAGTATCATCTGCCGCTGGCGGTGGCCATCGGCATGGGACACGCCGCCCTGTTCTCGGGGGAGAAGCTCTCCTGGAATGACCGGAGGCAGCGTGTGGAGGGCTCCCGGGCCGCCGTGGCAGAGGCCACCTCGCGCTACCGGGCTCCCTGGCAGTTGCCGAAGGTGTAA